One Chryseobacterium indoltheticum DNA segment encodes these proteins:
- a CDS encoding voltage-gated chloride channel family protein — protein sequence MFKKDKKSVFRILLILIRLFFRKFPSVFFVVKWLFITALIGVFIGGASAFFLKTLEWATQFRENHVWIIVFLPLGGFLVGLLYYYFGKDVEAGNNLLLETIQQPAKTIPFSMAPMVYLGTIITHFFGGSAGREGTALQMAAAIADQFSKPLRLSADDRKILIISAIAAGFGSVFGTPFAGAIFGLEVSLTGRIKYKALLPAIFASVIADWVTKSLNTHHTEYFISFVPEISLLNILYAVIAGVFFGICAAFFGKTIHKTGDFFKSKISYPPLRPFIGGIIILLSVWLIGTTKYLGLGIPTILDSFSEQLPAYDFALKIIFTIITLASGFKGGEVTPLFFIGATLGNALGHFIPLPLALLAGMGFVAVFAGATNTPLACSIMAIELFGIECGIYVVIACVVSYLLSGQNSIYKSQIIGTPKHRRYWKRDEYL from the coding sequence ATGTTTAAAAAAGATAAAAAATCGGTTTTCAGAATTCTTCTTATTTTAATTCGTTTATTTTTCAGAAAATTCCCTTCTGTATTTTTTGTCGTGAAATGGCTTTTCATTACTGCACTTATCGGAGTTTTTATAGGAGGTGCATCTGCTTTTTTCTTAAAAACTTTAGAATGGGCAACGCAGTTCAGAGAAAATCATGTTTGGATTATTGTTTTTTTACCTTTGGGTGGATTTTTGGTCGGCTTACTCTATTATTATTTTGGAAAAGATGTTGAAGCGGGCAACAATTTATTATTAGAAACCATTCAGCAGCCTGCAAAAACAATTCCCTTTTCAATGGCGCCAATGGTATATTTGGGAACAATAATTACGCATTTTTTCGGAGGTTCTGCAGGACGTGAAGGAACAGCTTTACAAATGGCAGCAGCAATTGCGGATCAGTTTTCAAAGCCATTGAGACTTTCAGCAGACGATCGGAAAATTTTAATTATATCAGCGATTGCAGCAGGATTTGGGTCGGTTTTCGGAACACCATTTGCCGGAGCAATCTTCGGATTAGAGGTTTCTCTCACAGGAAGAATAAAGTATAAAGCTTTATTGCCTGCTATCTTTGCCTCAGTTATTGCTGATTGGGTTACCAAATCATTAAACACTCATCACACCGAATATTTCATCAGTTTCGTACCTGAAATTTCATTGCTAAATATTTTATATGCTGTTATTGCAGGAGTATTTTTCGGTATTTGTGCTGCGTTTTTTGGTAAGACAATTCATAAAACAGGAGATTTTTTTAAATCTAAAATTTCTTATCCGCCATTGCGACCATTTATAGGAGGAATCATTATATTATTATCAGTCTGGTTAATTGGAACGACAAAATATCTTGGTTTAGGAATTCCCACGATTTTGGATTCTTTTTCAGAACAACTTCCGGCTTATGATTTTGCGTTAAAAATCATTTTTACAATTATTACACTGGCATCCGGTTTTAAAGGCGGTGAAGTAACTCCGTTATTTTTCATTGGTGCAACATTAGGAAATGCTCTGGGACATTTTATCCCTTTGCCTTTAGCGCTTTTAGCAGGAATGGGGTTTGTTGCAGTTTTTGCGGGAGCAACCAATACGCCGCTTGCGTGCAGTATAATGGCTATTGAATTGTTTGGAATTGAATGCGGAATTTATGTTGTTATCGCATGCGTTGTTTCATATTTACTATCGGGGCAAAACAGTATTTACAAAAGCCAGATTATCGGTACACCTAAACATAGAAGATATTGGAAAAGAGATGAATATCTTTAA
- a CDS encoding DUF421 domain-containing protein codes for MLIATLLNFTWKELFLGTEDWGFLLEIVLRTIIMFLTIIVSLRVLGKRGVKQLSIFELVVIIGLGSAAGDPMFYKEVGIVSSMLVFLVIIILYSTITALIGRFKKIENLFEGKALCLIEHGVFAIDNFKKENLGSDEFFAELRVKGISHLGQIEFAIEEVSGEISVFFYEDKDVKYGLPIMLNSLDYPTRYIKKEGYFSCTFCGYTEKKEEGNAGICKNCSKINWVEASNKIRIT; via the coding sequence ATGCTTATAGCTACTTTATTAAACTTTACCTGGAAAGAATTGTTTTTAGGTACCGAAGACTGGGGATTTCTCCTGGAAATAGTTCTCCGAACCATCATTATGTTTCTTACCATCATTGTAAGTCTCCGTGTTTTAGGAAAAAGAGGAGTGAAACAGCTTTCTATTTTCGAGTTAGTGGTAATTATTGGTTTAGGCTCTGCCGCAGGTGATCCTATGTTTTATAAAGAAGTAGGAATTGTTTCATCGATGCTTGTTTTTTTGGTAATCATCATTTTATATTCTACAATTACAGCATTAATAGGCAGATTCAAAAAAATAGAAAATTTATTTGAAGGTAAAGCATTATGCCTTATTGAGCACGGCGTTTTTGCCATTGATAACTTTAAAAAAGAAAATCTGGGCAGCGATGAGTTTTTTGCAGAATTAAGAGTGAAAGGAATTTCACATTTAGGTCAAATTGAGTTTGCTATTGAAGAAGTTTCCGGGGAGATCAGCGTTTTCTTTTATGAAGATAAAGATGTGAAATATGGGCTTCCTATTATGTTGAATTCTTTGGATTATCCGACAAGGTATATCAAAAAAGAAGGTTATTTTTCTTGTACATTTTGTGGCTATACCGAAAAAAAAGAAGAAGGGAATGCAGGAATCTGTAAAAATTGCAGCAAAATCAATTGGGTAGAGGCTTCTAATAAAATAAGAATAACATAA